From one Candidatus Nanopelagicales bacterium genomic stretch:
- a CDS encoding small basic family protein: MIALIGLVVGIVLGLVLQPAIPLWLQPYLPIAVVAALDAVFGAFRALLDGVFDDRVFIVSFLSNVVVAALLVFLGDQLGVGAQLSTGVVVVLAMRIFANAAAIRRHLFRA, from the coding sequence GTGATCGCGCTGATCGGCCTGGTGGTCGGCATCGTGCTGGGGCTGGTGCTGCAGCCGGCGATCCCGCTCTGGCTGCAGCCGTACCTGCCGATCGCCGTCGTCGCCGCGCTGGACGCGGTCTTCGGGGCCTTCCGCGCGCTGCTCGACGGGGTCTTCGACGACCGCGTCTTCATCGTGTCGTTCCTGTCCAACGTCGTGGTCGCCGCGCTGCTGGTCTTCCTCGGGGACCAGCTCGGCGTCGGCGCGCAGCTGTCGACCGGCGTGGTCGTCGTGCTGGCCATGCGGATCTTCGCCAACGCCGCCGCGATCCGCCGGCACCTGTTCCGGGCATGA
- the gcvH gene encoding glycine cleavage system protein GcvH translates to MNPADLKYTAEHEWVRAEDDGTLVFGITGYAQEALGDIVYVSLPEPGAALDAGSPCGEVESTKSVSDIYSPVSGTVVEANASLADAPETVNTDPYGTGWMVRIRPDDTAAVDALLSAEAYDALIAGLAR, encoded by the coding sequence ATGAACCCCGCCGACCTGAAGTACACCGCCGAGCACGAGTGGGTGCGGGCCGAGGACGACGGCACGCTGGTGTTCGGCATCACCGGCTACGCGCAGGAGGCGCTGGGGGACATCGTCTACGTGTCGCTGCCCGAGCCCGGGGCCGCGCTCGACGCCGGCTCCCCGTGCGGCGAGGTCGAGTCCACCAAGTCCGTGAGTGACATCTACTCCCCGGTGTCGGGCACCGTCGTGGAGGCCAACGCCTCCCTCGCCGACGCCCCGGAGACCGTCAACACCGATCCGTACGGGACGGGCTGGATGGTCCGGATCCGTCCGGACGACACGGCCGCCGTCGACGCGCTGCTGAGCGCCGAGGCGTACGACGCCCTCATCGCCGGACTGGCTCGCTGA
- a CDS encoding MerR family transcriptional regulator: protein MTAAEARPLLGIGEVLQQLRGEFPDVTISKIRFLESEGLVRPARTASGYRKFSPGDVDRLRYVLTLQRDHYLPLKVIRDNLDAVDRGLEPPLGGGEARAPSSLVTDGAPRTEEFRPTRTRVRLTRAELVASSGLDEHTLGQVESYGLIAPHAGGYYDADAVTVATAVARMTGFGIEPRHLRAFKVAADREVGLVEQVVSPIARQRGPEARVRAEEAVRELAALSVQLHTALVRAGLNRDDPSS, encoded by the coding sequence GTGACGGCGGCGGAGGCCCGCCCCCTGCTCGGCATCGGCGAGGTGCTGCAGCAGTTGCGGGGGGAGTTCCCCGACGTGACCATCTCGAAGATCCGCTTCCTGGAGTCCGAGGGGCTGGTCCGGCCGGCGCGCACCGCCAGCGGCTACCGCAAGTTCAGCCCCGGCGACGTGGACCGCCTGCGCTACGTGCTCACCCTCCAGCGCGACCACTACCTGCCGCTGAAGGTCATCCGGGACAACCTCGACGCGGTCGACCGCGGCCTGGAACCCCCACTGGGCGGCGGGGAGGCGCGGGCTCCGTCCTCGCTGGTGACCGACGGCGCACCGCGGACGGAGGAGTTCCGCCCCACCCGGACCCGGGTCCGGCTGACCCGGGCCGAGCTGGTGGCCTCCAGCGGGCTGGACGAGCACACGCTGGGCCAGGTGGAGTCGTACGGCCTCATCGCCCCTCACGCGGGCGGCTACTACGACGCTGACGCCGTCACCGTCGCCACGGCGGTGGCCCGGATGACCGGCTTCGGCATCGAGCCACGGCACCTGCGGGCGTTCAAGGTCGCCGCCGACCGGGAGGTCGGGCTGGTGGAGCAGGTCGTGTCGCCGATCGCCCGGCAGCGCGGGCCCGAGGCCCGGGTCCGCGCCGAGGAGGCCGTACGCGAGCTCGCCGCGTTGTCGGTGCAGCTGCACACCGCGCTGGTGCGGGCCGGGCTCAACCGGGACGACCCCAGTTCCTGA
- a CDS encoding DUF881 domain-containing protein: MTDPDALPEPPEPPEPTLTEPEGRRRLRDLLAPRRTSAQLVIGLLFVVLGFTAVAVIHGNDEETFLQTARSADLVRVLDDLSAQQLRLQSEARRLEVARDRLEAGGARQALEETRKRADGLAILAGTVAATGPGVVITLQDPGYAIDGTVLLDTVQELRAAGAEAIQVADHRVVVSTWFGDVDGSVVVDGDPVSSPYVVTAIGPPETLAKAMEIPGGVADTVRAAGGSILIETRDRVAIDAVQPLPTPEYASPAPEAEG, encoded by the coding sequence ATGACCGACCCTGACGCGCTCCCCGAGCCCCCGGAGCCCCCGGAGCCCACGTTGACCGAGCCGGAGGGCCGGCGCCGGCTGCGCGACCTGCTGGCTCCGCGCCGCACCTCGGCGCAGCTGGTCATCGGACTGCTGTTCGTGGTCCTCGGATTCACCGCGGTGGCCGTCATCCACGGCAACGACGAGGAGACCTTCCTGCAGACGGCGCGCAGCGCCGACCTGGTCCGCGTCCTGGACGACCTGTCGGCGCAGCAGCTGCGCCTGCAGTCGGAGGCCCGTCGGCTGGAGGTGGCCCGCGACCGGCTCGAGGCGGGTGGGGCCCGGCAGGCGCTGGAGGAGACCCGCAAGCGGGCCGACGGGCTGGCCATCCTCGCGGGGACCGTGGCCGCCACGGGGCCGGGAGTCGTGATCACCCTGCAGGACCCGGGCTACGCGATCGACGGGACCGTGCTGCTGGACACGGTGCAGGAGCTGCGCGCGGCCGGGGCGGAGGCCATCCAGGTGGCCGACCACCGGGTCGTGGTGTCGACCTGGTTCGGGGACGTGGACGGCTCCGTCGTCGTCGACGGCGACCCGGTGTCCTCCCCGTACGTGGTGACGGCGATCGGCCCCCCGGAGACGCTGGCCAAGGCGATGGAGATCCCCGGCGGCGTCGCGGACACCGTCCGGGCCGCCGGCGGTTCGATCCTCATCGAGACCCGGGACCGGGTGGCGATCGACGCGGTGCAGCCGCTGCCGACGCCCGAGTACGCCAGCCCCGCGCCGGAGGCGGAGGGCTGA
- a CDS encoding MerR family transcriptional regulator, whose product MTGSSPTGSSPVDARQETEQVPPTTADGQGLLFDDADLRPLPTDIGYRGPVACSAAGITYRQLDYWARTGLVEPSIRPASGSGTQRLYGFRDILVLRIVKRLIDTGVSLPNIRAAVQHLEERGGDDLARITLMSDGASIYECRSADEVVDLVRGGQGVFGIAVGSVWREVEGTLAELPGERTDGQLAAPEGASDELAARRAARRTG is encoded by the coding sequence ATGACCGGCAGCAGCCCCACCGGCAGCAGCCCCGTCGACGCGCGGCAGGAGACCGAGCAGGTCCCGCCCACGACCGCCGACGGGCAGGGCCTGCTGTTCGACGACGCCGACCTGCGCCCGCTGCCGACCGACATCGGCTACCGCGGACCGGTCGCCTGCTCCGCGGCCGGGATCACCTACCGCCAGCTGGACTACTGGGCCCGGACCGGTCTGGTGGAGCCCAGCATCCGCCCGGCCTCGGGGTCGGGCACCCAGCGGCTGTACGGGTTCCGCGACATCCTGGTGCTGCGCATCGTCAAGCGGCTCATCGACACCGGCGTCTCGCTGCCCAACATCCGGGCCGCCGTCCAGCACCTCGAGGAGCGCGGCGGCGACGACCTGGCGCGGATCACGCTCATGAGCGACGGCGCCAGCATCTACGAGTGCCGCAGCGCCGACGAGGTCGTCGACCTGGTCCGCGGCGGCCAGGGCGTGTTCGGCATCGCGGTGGGCAGCGTCTGGCGCGAGGTCGAGGGCACGTTGGCCGAGCTGCCGGGGGAGCGTACCGACGGGCAGCTGGCCGCCCCCGAGGGCGCCTCCGACGAGCTGGCCGCCCGGCGCGCGGCACGGCGCACCGGCTGA
- a CDS encoding DUF881 domain-containing protein produces the protein MTAPAPGPGTASGDMSPAYGGPAATMSLLGDLLRGAADSDYVAHDRAEHARTHGDGGGAAGAGADTADADAPDRSGRTHLHGRRTTVLAVVTLVAAGLVLSVSLVQTRAVAPATEAQRAELVVRVEQATATNVRLEEQVAALQREVTAAQEAALTATGGGQQLTGRLAVLEAAAAYTPVQGPGATVVLRDAEASDDAVDPDLGRVLDRDVQLVVNGLWQAGAEAIAVNGRRLTARTAIRSAGPAILVDYSPLTPPYRVEAIGPADLGDVFRRGDAGDALRDLADTYGLRFGVEDSDRLSLPAGQSTLPVLAEPEGDT, from the coding sequence GTGACGGCACCGGCACCCGGCCCCGGCACCGCGTCGGGCGACATGAGCCCTGCCTACGGCGGTCCGGCGGCGACGATGTCGCTCCTCGGCGATCTGCTGCGCGGCGCCGCGGACAGCGACTACGTCGCGCACGACCGGGCCGAGCACGCCCGGACCCACGGGGACGGCGGCGGCGCAGCCGGTGCGGGGGCGGACACCGCCGACGCGGATGCGCCCGACCGGTCCGGTCGGACCCATCTGCACGGGCGGCGCACCACGGTTCTCGCGGTCGTGACGCTGGTCGCCGCCGGCCTGGTGCTGTCGGTGTCGCTGGTGCAGACCCGGGCCGTCGCCCCCGCCACCGAGGCGCAGCGCGCCGAACTGGTCGTCCGGGTCGAGCAGGCCACGGCGACCAACGTCCGGCTGGAGGAGCAGGTCGCCGCCCTGCAGCGCGAGGTCACCGCGGCCCAGGAGGCGGCGCTGACGGCGACCGGAGGCGGCCAACAGCTCACCGGGCGGCTCGCGGTCCTGGAGGCGGCGGCCGCCTACACGCCGGTCCAGGGACCCGGTGCCACCGTCGTGCTGCGGGACGCCGAGGCCAGCGACGACGCCGTCGACCCCGACCTCGGACGGGTCCTCGACCGTGACGTCCAGCTCGTGGTCAACGGGCTGTGGCAGGCCGGGGCCGAGGCGATCGCGGTCAACGGGCGACGGCTGACCGCGCGGACCGCGATCCGGTCGGCCGGGCCCGCGATCCTGGTCGACTACTCGCCGCTGACGCCCCCGTACCGCGTCGAGGCGATCGGCCCGGCCGACCTGGGTGACGTCTTCCGCCGCGGGGACGCCGGGGACGCGCTGCGCGATCTCGCCGACACCTACGGCCTACGCTTCGGGGTCGAGGACTCCGACCGGCTGTCGCTCCCCGCGGGGCAGTCGACCCTGCCCGTCCTGGCCGAGCCCGAGGGGGACACGTGA
- a CDS encoding bifunctional nuclease family protein has translation MLQLDVVGVRVEMPSNQPIVLLREVEGDRYLPIWIGAVEATAIAFAQQGVVPQRPLTHDLLRDVLVALDRPLKEIRITELRDGVFYALLVFADGVEVSARPSDAIALALRAGTPIYGEGAVLDEAGIAIPEDDEDEDEVEKFREFLDQISPEDFGTEGESGDSPST, from the coding sequence ATGCTGCAGCTGGACGTGGTGGGTGTCCGGGTCGAGATGCCGTCGAACCAGCCGATCGTGCTGCTGCGCGAGGTCGAGGGCGACCGCTACCTGCCGATCTGGATCGGGGCGGTGGAGGCCACCGCCATCGCATTCGCCCAGCAGGGGGTCGTCCCCCAGCGCCCGCTCACCCACGACCTGCTGCGCGACGTCCTGGTCGCGCTGGACCGGCCGCTGAAGGAGATCCGGATCACCGAGCTGCGCGACGGGGTCTTCTACGCGCTGCTGGTCTTCGCCGACGGGGTGGAGGTCAGCGCGCGGCCGTCCGACGCGATCGCCCTCGCGCTGCGGGCCGGGACCCCGATCTACGGGGAGGGCGCGGTGCTGGACGAGGCCGGCATCGCCATCCCGGAGGATGACGAGGACGAGGACGAGGTGGAGAAGTTCCGCGAGTTCCTCGACCAGATCTCGCCGGAGGACTTCGGCACCGAGGGGGAGAGCGGCGACTCACCCTCGACCTGA
- a CDS encoding FHA domain-containing protein — translation MARTCPSCGRGAEDEDRFCRDCGWPLTSESAEDAAELTGTLAALQSTLGTSGPLLAVGTGLVDGLAPGSALLLVRRGPGEGAHYTLEGDVVTVGRTPESTIFLDDVTVSRRHAEFRQDSAGWSVHDVGSLNGTYVNRDRVDDARLAGGDEVQVGKYRFVFLVGEPQEERGS, via the coding sequence ATGGCCCGCACCTGCCCGTCCTGCGGCCGGGGGGCCGAGGACGAGGATCGGTTCTGCCGCGACTGCGGCTGGCCCCTCACCAGCGAGTCCGCGGAGGACGCGGCCGAGCTCACCGGCACCCTCGCCGCGCTGCAGTCGACCCTGGGGACCAGCGGCCCGCTGCTGGCGGTGGGGACCGGACTGGTCGACGGCCTGGCGCCGGGCAGCGCCCTGCTGCTCGTCCGCCGCGGCCCGGGGGAGGGCGCGCACTACACCCTGGAGGGCGACGTCGTCACCGTGGGCCGCACCCCGGAGTCGACGATCTTCCTCGACGACGTGACGGTCAGCCGGCGGCACGCGGAGTTCCGGCAGGACTCGGCCGGCTGGTCGGTGCACGACGTGGGCAGCCTCAACGGCACCTACGTCAACCGCGACCGCGTCGACGACGCCCGGCTGGCGGGGGGCGACGAGGTCCAGGTGGGCAAGTACCGCTTCGTCTTCCTGGTGGGGGAGCCGCAGGAGGAGCGGGGGTCGTGA